One window of Pieris rapae chromosome 14, ilPieRapa1.1, whole genome shotgun sequence genomic DNA carries:
- the LOC111004396 gene encoding neurogenic locus notch homolog protein 3 — MLNRVVFSFIATRTNRMIRKGLFIAPLVLLAFAWGVEAQRYSNYYPRGYTGRNLYEHGRSISDDLVRCGPSTCGVGAHCTHGSVRPVCACLPGYSGDPLSQCVKIECVDNSECRGHQSCVNQHCINPCDGACGAHANCEVRQHVPVCSCPAGYTGNPFTSCRIADPEEACHPSPCGSNTNCRVANNQAICTCLPGYLGSPLAGCRHECDSDSDCNAQQSCRDFKCVSPCSDCGVNADCETVSAHRAICKCPRGYHGDPYRICSAECTSDSECPSYKPACVYNACINPCTNACGVNADCNLRGVTPVCSCPKTMTGDPFTFCRPFEARDLCEPNPCGANAKCTPGHDRTGAERPVCTCPTGYRGNALVSCEKGECELDSQCADHLACVGYECVDPCLGNTQCGSGAVCMARRHIAVCTCPGDHHGDALVNCYQSHSEAVSTRYYRYKRNGNFTEELPQVPTLAADLTEAKLETSTENLKADKQN; from the exons ATGTTGAATCGCGTTGTGTTTTCCTTCATTGCAACACGGACAAACAGA ATGATAAGAAAAGGTTTATTTATAGCACCGTTGGTGCTTTTAGCCTTCGCTTGGGGAGTTGAag CACAACGGTACTCCAACTACTACCCTCGGGGCTACACTGGCCGCAATCTATATGAACATGGCAGGTCCATATCAGACGACTTAGTACGTTGCGGACCAAGCACATGCGGTGTGGGTGCACATTGCACACACGGAAGCGTGCGGCCTGTGTGCGCTTGCCTCCCAGGCTACTCAGGGGACCCATTGTCACAGTGTGTCAAGATTGAGTGCGTtg ATAATAGTGAATGTCGCGGTCACCAATCGTGTGTCAACCAACACTGTATTAATCCTTGCGATGGGGCGTGTGGTGCTCATGCTAACTGTGAG gttCGTCAACACGTGCCAGTATGCTCCTGTCCCGCTGGTTACACTGGAAACCCCTTTACGTCCTGCAGAATCGCTGATCCcg agGAGGCCTGCCACCCATCTCCGTGCGGTTCCAACACCAATTGTCGCGTCGCCAATAACCAGGCCATATGTACCTGCCTTCCTGGATACCTT gGTAGCCCCTTAGCAGGCTGCCGACACGAGTGCGACTCAGACAGCGACTGTAACGCGCAACAATCGTGTCGCGACTTCAAATGTGTCAGCCCATGCAGCGATTGTGGAGTCAACGCCGACTGTGAGACTGTGTCCGCCCATCGCGCTATCTGCAAGTGTCCAAGA GGCTACCACGGTGACCCGTACAGAATCTGCTCAGCGGAATGTACATCAGACAGCGAATGTCCCAGTTACAAACCAGCCTGTGTTTACAACGCATGCATCAACCCGTGCACGAACGCGTGCGGTGTGAACGCAGATTGTAACTTACGCGGTGTTACGCCCGTGTGTTCGTGCCCTAAGACTATGACCGGAGATCCCTTCACATTCTGCAGGCCCTTCGAAGCac GCGATCTTTGCGAGCCCAACCCTTGCGGTGCAAATGCCAAATGTACACCAGGTCACGATCGTACTGGCGCTGAGCGGCCCGTCTGTACTTGCCCTACTGGATACCGCGGTAACGCGCTTGTCTCTTGTGAaaag ggtGAATGCGAGTTAGACTCTCAATGTGCCGACCATTTGGCGTGTGTGGGCTACGAGTGCGTCGACCCGTGCCTTGGCAATACGCAGTGCGGCTCTGGCGCCGTTTGTATGGCCAGACGTCACATTGCTGTCTGTACCTGTCCTGGAG ATCATCACGGTGATGCCCTAGTGAACTGTTACCAAAGTCACTCCGAAGCCGTGTCAACCCGTTACTACAGATACAAACGTAATGGAAACTTCACCGAAGAGTTGCCTCAAGTGCCAACCCTAGCTGCTGACTTAACTGAAGCGAAACTCGAAACATCCACAGAAAATCTGAAAGCCGATAAACAAAACTAA
- the LOC111004366 gene encoding exocyst complex component 8 — protein MADINMENFAVPDFMPERYVKELARSCVGGEELQQQKVKIEGLAEETANALKRNVYENYMQFIETATEISHLEAEMYKLSHLLSDQRTVLTNLSQASILGNDNTLSPESIDNHDLEAERAEEDRKNKLNLITEKVEGCMNLLDVSDRILLHEGDLLEIDAEENTALQRMHVYLFSDCLMLTCWISNRRGPMRYKFLTSYPISTIAVVNVRDLGTVKQAFKVLAFPDTRVFQCNSLAIKKDWLDKFESAKKMHMEKETSNQKKKESQEKVKAEMLESPSLSVEELPSPQIATLPDWLADVIEELDVLIVERHFQKTYDLMTLAQKTLTTEEFIKHPQRTDILKKIDQKQKALTEILLKELDVTQNWSPRGGLRSSRYPIQILNKFNMTSQACELFLDICSQTVKAHVKGVQLEGSILSYVKQVGDVFFCSLSDALTEFTMLFPKNKISSFVVWASLQLRILMSQIVKQIFTPQCALETLLNCVQSLRDQCSLFCEFGLDFRFQLNSYLRTPIKRALQEYKDKIVDSMKTKVTEDKWTPVNMHTKAGTNRFLIQMTDMGINLTKYVINETWIDLSSSTIWFTQSVMTVQNIGIKIVTEEMMDVVDICIFAIFNARLELSKGSDSSYSQKNYTFLLEVLIPLMLRLYKEEVGYDNETLLGLAKEYGVNVAPPKKSNITKYTSNEYL, from the coding sequence ATGGCAGACATTAATATGGAGAATTTTGCAGTGCCCGATTTCATGCCAGAGCGCTATGTGAAGGAATTAGCCAGATCATGTGTAGGAGGGGAGGAGCTGCAACAGCAAAAGGTGAAAATTGAAGGTTTAGCTGAGGAAACAGCCAATGCTCTTAAGAGAAATGTATACGAAAATTACATGCAGTTTATTGAAACTGCCACCGAGATATCCCACCTAGAAGCCGAAATGTATAAACTGTCACATTTATTAAGTGACCAAAGAACTGTTCTCACGAATCTCTCACAAGCGTCAATTTTAGGAAACGATAACACTTTGTCTCCAGAATCTATCGATAATCATGATCTAGAAGCCGAGAGAGCGGAGGAGGACCGCAAAAATAAGCTTAATCTAATTACAGAGAAAGTTGAAGGCTGTATGAATTTATTAGATGTATCTGATAGAATCTTACTTCATGAAGGTGATTTGTTGGAAATTGATGCAGAGGAAAACACTGCCTTGCAGAGAATGCATGTCTACTTATTTAGTGATTGCTTAATGTTGACATGTTGGATTTCCAACCGTCGTGGACCTATGAGGTACAAATTCCTCACAAGTTATCCCATTAGTACCATAGCAGTAGTCAATGTTCGGGACTTAGGCACTGTAAAACAAGCTTTTAAAGTCCTAGCCTTTCCTGATACCAGAGTATTTCAGTGTAATAGTTTAGCAATTAAAAAGGACTGGCTGGATAAGTTTGAATCAGCAAAAAAGATGCACATGGAGAAAGAAACATCAAAtcaaaagaagaaagaaagccAGGAGAAGGTAAAAGCAGAGATGTTGGAGTCCCCTAGTCTGTCAGTTGAGGAATTGCCATCACCACAAATAGCCACATTACCTGATTGGTTGGCTGATGTAATAGAGGAGTTAGATGTACTTATTGTCGAAagacattttcaaaaaacctATGATCTTATGACATTAGCACAGAAGACATTAACCACTGAAGAGTTTATAAAGCATCCACAAAGAACTgacattttaaagaaaattgatcaaaaacaaaaagctCTGACAGAGATTCTCTTAAAGGAATTAGATGTTACTCAAAATTGGAGTCCAAGAGGTGGGCTAAGGTCTTCTCGATATCCTATACAGATacttaataagtttaatatgacCAGTCAAGCCTGTGAATTATTCTTAGATATCTGTAGTCAGACAGTTAAAGCTCATGTAAAAGGAGTCCAACTGGAAGGCTCTATACTTAGTTATGTAAAGCAAGTGGGTGATGTTTTCTTTTGCTCTCTTAGTGATGCCTTAACAGAGTTTACAATGTTAtttcctaaaaataaaattagcagTTTTGTGGTTTGGGCTAGTTTGCAGCTTCGGATTTTGATGAGTCAAATAgtcaaacaaatttttacaCCACAATGTGCATTGGAGACTTTATTAAACTGTGTTCAAAGTTTAAGAGATCAGTGTTCCTTATTTTGTGAATTTGGCCTTGATTTtagatttcaattaaatagcTATTTACGAACTCCAATTAAAAGAGCTTTACAAGAGTATAAGGACAAAATTGTGGATTCAATGAAAACTAAGGTGACAGAAGACAAGTGGACACCTGTTAATATGCATACTAAAGCAGGTACCAacagatttttaattcaaatgacAGACATGGGAATAAATTTGACTAAATATGTGATCAATGAGACTTGGATTGATCTGTCCAGTAGCACAATATGGTTCACACAGTCAGTGATGACTGTTCAGAATATTGGTATTAAGATTGTAACAGAGGAGATGATGGATGTtgttgatatatgtatatttgctATTTTTAATGCACGACTGGAGTTGTCGAAGGGAAGTGACTCGAGTTACTCACAGAAAAATTATACCTTTTTATTAGAAGTATTAATACCGCTAATGCTTAGACTGTATAAGGAAGAAGTTGGGTATGACAATGAAACGTTGCTTGGTTTGGCTAAGGAATATGGTGTGAATGTTGCACCACCAAAAAAATCTAACATCACAAAGTACACaagtaatgaatatttatga
- the LOC111004360 gene encoding vacuolar protein sorting-associated protein 33A, whose protein sequence is MKESTMCTHLSGGRLNVAIIQETMRKELLNLLQLCEGPKVTIWDEWLAGPIGLVAQYSLLKEHEVADMFPLRPGSLPTISVKHIIFIARPKIFLMDLVADYILSLRTKQNAPVEFHLFFVPRRSELCEKHLKNRGVYANLTIQEFICDIFPFDSDLMSLELQNDFRENYLEGDPTCLYNAAQALRTIQQIYGIVPHVYGKGQAAKQVWDLFCRLNKEEQGLGPKGATTSCIDQLLLLDRGIDFTSVMATQLTYEGLIDELYGIKSTTATFPGHKFVSADDTNPEVTARERKRIILNSGEELFTELRDCSFTTVGTVLSRKARIIKTQLDERHNDKSVQEIKQFVSRLPQMLANKQSLATHTAIAEYIKETTDSFDFHDKIQCEEDFLTCVDNERICPFIEDLIAQKVPLTKVLRLICLQCVTGSGLKPKVLEYYKRELVQVYGLKTWLTLCNLDKCGLLKPQTGSRQYSVLRKALHLTIEESELDPKDKSFLSSKYVPLTVRLSEHIAKNKGWAGIVDVIGALPGPTLDQLQTLQPRMVRRNSISSENSSVDNPKVVLVFFIGGCTFHEISALRSISQQEDSNVEFVILTTKLINGNTFIESLMESE, encoded by the exons ATGAAAGAATCAACGATGTGTACACATTTATCTGGTGGACGATTAAATGTAGCGATTATTCAGGAAACTATGAGAAAAGAGTTATTAAATCTCTTACAGCTATGCGAAGGACCCAAA GTAACAATATGGGATGAATGGTTAGCTGGCCCAATAGGCTTGGTAGCCCAATACTCTTTGCTGAAAGAACATGAAGTAGCTGACATGTTTCCCCTTCGACCTGGCAGTTTACCTACAATTTCAgtgaaacatataatatttattgcaagaccaaaaatatttctaatggATCTTGTTGCTGATTATATTCTATCACTAAG aactaAACAAAATGCACCTGTTGAATTCCACCTATTCTTTGTACCTCGTAGAAGTGAACTATGTgaaaagcatttaaaaaatagaggAGTGTATGCTAATCTTACCATACAAGAATTTATTTGTGATATCTTTCCATTTGATAGTGATTTAATGTCACTGGAACTGCAAAATGATTTCAG agaaaattatttagaggGTGATCCAACTTGTCTGTACAATGCAGCTCAAGCACTAAGAACTATTCAACAAATATATGGTATAGTGCCTCATGTGTACGGAAAAGGACAAGCTGCCAAACAG gtTTGGGATCTCTTTTGTCGACTTAATAAAGAGGAACAAGGATTAGGCCCAAAGGGTGCAACCACATCGTGTATAGATCAGTTACTGCTGCTCGACAGAGGTATAGACTTCACAAGTGTCATGGCTACACAATTGACATATGAAGGGCTTATAg ATGAACTCTATGGTATAAAAAGCACGACAGCTACATTTCCCGGACACAAATTTGTGAGTGCTGACGATACAAATCCAGAAGTGACAGCCCGAGAGCGGAAACGTATAATTCTTAACAGTGGAGAGGAATTATTTACCGAGTTGAGGGACTGCAGTTTTACAACg GTAGGAACAGTTTTATCAAGAAAAGccagaattataaaaactcaGCTGGACGAGCGACATAATGACAAATCGGTACAGGAGATCAAGCAATTTGTGTCACGACTTCCGCAAATGTTGGCAAATAAACAGTCGCTGGCAACACATACGGCCATTGCTGAATATATCAAAGAG ACAACAGATTCATTTGATTTCCATGACAAGATCCAGTGTGAAGAGGACTTCTTGACGTGCGTGGATAATGAACGCATTTGTCCGTTTATTGAAGATCTCATCGCTCAGAAGGTGCCTTTGACTAAG GTTTTACGTCTAATCTGTCTTCAATGTGTTACCGGCTCGGGTTTGAAACCCAAAGTACTTGAGTATTACAAAAGAGAATTGGTCCAAGTTTATGGACTAAAAACATGGCTGACACTGTGTAACCTCGACAAATGTGGGTTATTAAAACCTCAGACTGGATCCAGGCAGTATTCGGTTTTGAGAAAG gcCCTACACCTGACAATTGAAGAATCGGAATTGGACCCAAAAGACAAAAGTTTCTTATCAAGCAAATACGTTCCATTAACTGTAAGACTGAGTGAACATATTGCCAAAAATAAAGGATGGGCCG gtattGTCGACGTGATAGGAGCCCTCCCTGGACCGACCTTAGACCAACTACAAACTCTACAGCCTCGTATGGTACGACGAAACTCCATTTCCAGCGAAAATTCGTCAGTTGACAACCCTAAAGTCGTCCTCGTATTTTTTATCGGAGGTTGCACCTTCCACGAGATCTCGGCTCTGAGGTCAATAAGTCAACAAGAAGATTCCAATGTcgaatttgttattttaactaCGAAACTAATTAAtggaaatacttttattgaatCCTTAATGGAATCTGAATAA